Proteins from a genomic interval of Scophthalmus maximus strain ysfricsl-2021 chromosome 22, ASM2237912v1, whole genome shotgun sequence:
- the stmn2b gene encoding stathmin-2b — protein MAKTAIAYKEKMKEISVLSLICSCLYPETRKNILGDFEDLDIKPINKRASGQAFEVILKPSSPVSDTAHCITSPPKRDISLEDIQKKLEAAEDRRRSQEAQVLRALAEKREHERLVLLKAEEENSNFSRMAEEKLQLKMEQIEENRMAYLAAIMDRLQEKEKHAQEVRRNKELREELTA, from the exons ATGGCAAAGACCGCGATCG CTTacaaagagaagatgaaggagattTCAGTTCTCTCACTCATCTGCTCCTGTCTGTACCCCGAGACCCGCAAAAATATCCTGGGCGACTTCGAAG ACTTGGACATCAAGCCCATTAACAAGCGAGCCTCAGGCCAGGCCTTTGAGGTCATTCTGAAGCCGTCCTCCCCGGTGTCCGATACCGCCCACTGCATCACCAGCCCCCCAAAGAGGGACATTTCCCTGGAGGACATCCAGAAGAAACTGGAGGCAGCTGAGGATCGGAGGAGA TCCCAGGAGGCGCAGGTTCTCCGCGCCCTGGCTGAGAAACGCGAGCACGAGCGCCTTGTGCTGCTGAAGGCCGAGGAGGAGAATAGCAACTTCAGCCGCATGGCCGAGGAGAAGCTCCAGCTGAAGATGGAGCAGATCGAGGAGAACCGGATGGCTTACCTGGCCGCCATTATGGATCGCCTGCAGGAGAAG gaGAAGCATGCTCAGGAGGTGCGCAGGAACAAGGAATTGAGAGAAGAGTTGACAGCATGA
- the hey1 gene encoding hairy/enhancer-of-split related with YRPW motif protein 1 gives MKRNHDFSSSDSELDETIEVEKESADENGNMSSPLGSISPTTSTQVQARKRRRGIIEKRRRDRINNSLSELRRLVPSAFEKQGSAKLEKAEILQMTVDHLKMLHAAGGKGYFDAHALAMDYRGLGFRECLAETARYLSIIEGLDSTDPLRIRLVSHLNNYASQREAHSGLSHLAWGSAFGSPPAHLAHPLLLQHQQGAPLAPLPRSATSSPQTPLSSSSNSSASSASSPSSSSSVAETHASGRRSSSSATPHSDQGPIRVPPTTATPTTVLHPALVPSSASKLSPPLLSSLSSLSAFPFPFSAFPLISHTTAISPPAPTSSVGKPYRPWGMEIGAF, from the exons ATGAAGAGGAACCACGACTTCAGCTCCTCGGACAGCGAGCTGGACGAGACCAtcgaggtggagaaggagagcgCGGATGAGAATGG GAACATGAGCTCCCCCCTCGGCTCCATATCTCCCACCACATCAACTCAGGTGCAGGCGAGGAAGAGGCGTCGAGGA ATAATTGAGAAACGGCGCCGCGACAGGATCAACAACAGTCTCAGTGAGCTCCGCCGGCTGGTGCCCAGCGCCTTTGAGAAACAG GGCTCAGCCAAACTGGAGAAAGCCGAGATCCTGCAGATGACCGTTGACCATCTGAAGATGCTCCATGCAGCCGGAGGCAAAG GCTACTTCGACGCCCACGCTCTGGCGATGGACTACCGCGGTCTGGGTTTCAGGGAGTGCCTGGCTGAGACGGCCCGCTACCTGAGTATCATCGAGGGCCTGGACAGCACAGACCCCCTGCGGATCCGTCTGGTCTCCCACCTGAACAACTACGCCAGCCAGAGAGAGGCCCACTCTGGCCTGAGTCACCTGGCGTGGGGCTCTGCGTTCGGATCCCCTCCTGCCCACCTggcccaccccctcctcctccagcaccaacAGGGGGCACCTTTGGCACCTCTACCGCGCAGCGCCACCAGCAGCCCACAGACCCCTCTGTCGTCGTCATCCAATTCATCCGCCTCATCCGCCTCTTCgccctcgtcgtcctcgtcggTCGCAGAGACTCACGCTTCGGgcaggcgcagcagcagcagcgccaccCCGCACTCGGATCAAGGCCCGATCAGGGTCCCCCCAACCACCGCCACTCCCACCACCGTCCTGCACCCGGCCTTGGTCCCCTCATCAGCTTCAAagctctcccctcccctcctctcctccctctcctccctctcggCGTTCCCCTTCCCCTTCAGCGCCTTCCCCCTCATCTCCCACACCACTGCCATCAGCCCCCCAGCCCCAACGTCCAGCGTTGGAAAGCCCTACAGACCCTGGGGTATGGAGATAGGAGCTTTCTGA